Sequence from the Dehalococcoidia bacterium genome:
GAAGAATCGGAAACGGAGGTTTACAGATATGGGTCCCCAGTCGAAAGAGGAGTATTTTGAAGTTCTTTATAAGCGATATCAAGAAGCATCACGGAAAGAAAAGACGATTATCATCACTGAATGTTGCGCTGTTTGTGGCTATCATCGGAAACACGCCATCAGACGCAGAGGGTCGATTTCCGCAATGGGAGCAGCCCATGTCAACAAACCGCTGACGGCGGCGAAAGCAATCACGACCGCAAAAGATGGAAGCCCGTTACGCGTGGGCCAGCAAAAGGGCAGGCTGTTGTTCATTGTTGGCTTCCTTCTTGGTGTGATAGATTTGGTCAAGAGTGTGTTGATCAAGTTCATTGGTGTGACCGTCAAAAACGATTTGTCCCGTATTCAGTCCGATGACGCGAGAGGCAAAACGTTTGACCAGGTCCACCTGATGCAGATTGACAACAACGGTTATGCCGTCGCGGTCACAAATTTCCCGCAGGAGTTGCATGATTTCCTCGCTGGTCACCGGATCAAGACTTGCGACCGGCTCATCGGCCAGCAGAATACGGGGCTGTTGCGCCAACGCCCGGGCAATCCCCACGCGCTGTTGCTGCCCGCCGGAAAGCCTGTCGGCCCGATCCCAGGCGCGATCAAGCAGACCTACCCGGTCGAGTGCCTGAAAAGCATGATCCATGTCGCTTTTGAGAAAGAGATACAACATGCTTCCCACCCAGGAGCGGTATTTCACTCTTCCGGCCAGGATGTTGGTCATGACGGACAGGCGGCTCACGAGATTGTAATGCTGGAAAATGATCCCCACGTCGCCGCGAACATCTCTCAGATTCAATCGGTTGACGACCCGATCCGCCACTTTCACCTCGCCGCTTGTCGGCAGCTCCAGTCCATTGATCATCCGGAGCATGGTGGATTTACCCGCCCCTGAATGGCCGATGATAGCCGTCAGGCTGCCGGGCTTGAAGTCAACGGTTACACACCGCGCAATGCCTGAAAACCATTTTTGAATTCCTTGATAACCCCTTGCAGGGAAATGCTGGCCATTTGTTCGTCTCCTTTGAAGAAATTGTTGTGGAATTAGTGGAATTACTTGAGCATATCTTTTTTCCGCAACCCAAGCTCCCGCACCATATCGCGTACGACCTGGTAGTCTTTGGGAGACACGGCGACATAATGGCTCAACTCACCATATCCGGTGACCTGAATATCCTTGTGAGCATTGAGGACCGCCCCCCGGATCCTGGCTTTCAGATCCTCGGGAAGAGCCTTGCGATAGACGAGAGGAGAGCCGGGCAAAGGATCGGATTCCAGCAGAACACGGTTCGTTCCTTTGGTGATCAATCCTTTTTTCAACATCTTGCCGTATGTGATGTCGTTGTCGGCAGCGGCATCAACGGTTTTGTTCTTGACGGCCAGTTCTGCGGCGTCATGGGAGCCCGAGTAGGTGAATTTGCCGAAGAAGTCCTGAGGCATCATGCCGGTAGCCTTTTTCACCATGAATGTGGGCATAAGCCACCCTGAAGTGGAAGCGGGATCGACAAAGGCCACGCTTTCCCCCTTCAGGTCCTGAATAGCACTGATGGCACTGTCGCCAGAACGACAAAAATGCTCTTATAGGTGTGGGAGTTACTGCCCTTGCGGATACCAGCCGCAAACGCCTCCGCGCCCGCTTCCTGCTCGGCAAGGTAAGAGGACCAAACCACGCGATATCGACCCGCTTCTTGCGCATTGCCTCGATAACGCCGACATAATCGGTGGCGGTAAACACTTTGACTTTTTGGCCGGTTTTTGATTCAAGATAGGCCCGCATCGGCTCGAACTGCTTGATCATTTCTTCGTTGTTCTCGGCGGGGATCAGACCCATGACGAGTTCCCCGGCCATAGCCGGAACCGCAAGCATCGTGAATGCCGCCACACCCGCGCAAAACACACTAAATTTTTTCAAAATCGCCTTCATCTCTTTTTTCTTTTAAGGATGTTGAGGAAGTCGAGTTGATCGACAAGGGACGCGTGAGCTGTTACGCTCAAAAGGTCAAGGGGGGATATATCGTCAACGGCAGCAAGATATTTATCTCCATCCAGTATGCTGTCGGGGTAACCAGACCCGCCGTGGGGGCTTTCGGCACCGGTGTCGCCAGGGGTGCTTATGAAGCAGCTCTAATTGCCTGCCCGGCTGTAGATCTAAAGCTGGCAGGAGTCAGCGGCACTCTTATCGGTGGGGAAGAAGAAGGAGCAAAATGCTTCGATCAGGCCTCCGACCGTATGCATGCTGCCGTCGCCGCGATACAGTGCGGCATCATGAAGGGATCGTTTCCGGGATGCCAAACAGGTACAGGCATTTCTGGGTATGGCGCCGATGCGAAAACTCGGACTGATCAGTGCACTGGTTAAAGGATAAAAGAGGATTTGTGCTGCGGCCGTATTTTGTAAATGTAGGAAAGCGGCTCGTAAAGACGTCGAAGATCTATTTTACGGATGTCGGAACGCTCTGTTATCTATCCGGACTCAAGGATCCGGAGCATGCGGCTTCTGGACCCATGGGTGGCACCATATTTGAAACTGCCGTGGTCACAGAAATCTTCAAAACG
This genomic interval carries:
- the phnC gene encoding phosphonate ABC transporter ATP-binding protein, giving the protein MPLIPQQFLQRRRTNGQHFPARGYQGIQKWFSGIARCVTVDFKPGSLTAIIGHSGAGKSTMLRMINGLELPTSGEVKVADRVVNRLNLRDVRGDVGIIFQHYNLVSRLSVMTNILAGRVKYRSWVGSMLYLFLKSDMDHAFQALDRVGLLDRAWDRADRLSGGQQQRVGIARALAQQPRILLADEPVASLDPVTSEEIMQLLREICDRDGITVVVNLHQVDLVKRFASRVIGLNTGQIVFDGHTNELDQHTLDQIYHTKKEANNEQQPALLLAHA
- a CDS encoding PhnD/SsuA/transferrin family substrate-binding protein; this encodes MAFVDPASTSGWLMPTFMVKKATGMMPQDFFGKFTYSGSHDAAELAVKNKTVDAAADNDITYGKMLKKGLITKGTNRVLLESDPLPGSPLVYRKALPEDLKARIRGAVLNAHKDIQVTGYGELSHYVAVSPKDYQVVRDMVRELGLRKKDMLK